A window from Desulfovibrio sp. Fe33 encodes these proteins:
- a CDS encoding thioredoxin family protein: MRKVKTIEPQAFDVELQGRGVPLLVAFLKRNERYSGQVGALEATCRQRGGSLRCFLYDEDYLDMATERFSVKGTPTFLLFHEGREVDRLIGESDGDTLNEFIGLSLSGLDRADSP, translated from the coding sequence ATGCGCAAGGTCAAGACTATCGAGCCTCAGGCCTTTGATGTGGAATTGCAGGGCAGAGGCGTCCCTCTACTGGTCGCTTTCCTGAAACGGAATGAAAGATATTCCGGCCAGGTAGGGGCGCTTGAAGCGACCTGTCGGCAGCGCGGCGGTTCGTTGCGTTGCTTTTTGTACGACGAGGATTATCTGGACATGGCGACCGAACGCTTTTCGGTGAAGGGTACGCCCACCTTCCTGTTGTTTCATGAAGGGCGCGAGGTTGATCGGCTTATCGGAGAGTCCGACGGCGACACCTTGAACGAGTTCATCGGCTTGTCCCTGTCCGGGCTGGACCGGGCGGACAGTCCTTGA
- a CDS encoding helix-turn-helix domain-containing protein, whose amino-acid sequence MVSAPEGSIAPLSFSARPGREDVLAVLRECGGNKVRAAGRLGIHRATLYRKLKAWGEDV is encoded by the coding sequence ATGGTTTCGGCTCCCGAGGGGAGCATCGCGCCGTTATCCTTTTCGGCCAGGCCCGGCCGGGAGGATGTTCTGGCCGTGCTCCGGGAGTGCGGGGGAAACAAGGTGCGTGCTGCTGGCAGGTTGGGCATCCACAGGGCCACCCTGTATCGCAAGCTCAAGGCTTGGGGGGAGGACGTCTGA